The Cellulomonas flavigena DSM 20109 DNA segment CGGCGCTGTCCGGCTGGACCCTGGAGTTCGACCTGCCGGCCGGCCAGTCCGTCCAGCAGGGCTGGAGCGCCAAGTGGGCCCAGTCGGGCCAGACCGTGACGGTGAGCAACGAGGCGTGGAACGGCAACCTGGGTGCCGACGCCACGGTGGACATCGGCTTCAACGGCAGCCACAACGGCAACGGCAACAGCGCCAAGCCGACGCAGTTCACGCTGAACGGCGCCGCCTGCTCCTGACGGCTGACGCGACCCGGCGTCCCGCCTGACGGGACGCCGGGCGCACGAGACCGGGCCCTGGTCGCTCATCCACCGTGGTGAGCGGTCCGGGCCCGGTCTCGTCCATGCATCCGTCCGGATGCCGGACGGGTCGCGTGAAGCGGCCCGCGGGCGGCGCGGGGCACCGACCGGACCGGGCCCCGCGGGCAGCGGCTGCGGTCAGGCGGGACGGCGGGCGACGACGACCGTGCCGTCGATGTCGTCGTCGTGCCGCACCTCGACGGCCCACCCGGCGGGGCACGCGGCACGCGTCGCCGGAGCCTGCCGGGTGCTCGTCTCGACGAGCACGTACCCGCCCGGGCGCACCCAGGCCGGCGCGAGGGTGAGGAGCCGGCGCTGCACGTCGACGCCGTCGCGGCCGCCGTCGAGCGCGAGTCGGGGCTCGTGGTCACGGGCCTCGGGCGGCATGGTGGCGATGGCGTCGTGCGGCACGTACGGGGCGTTCGCGACGAGCACGTCGACGTGGCCGCGCAGGCGCACCGGGAGCGGCGTGAGCAGGTCGCCCTCCCGCACGGCGCCGCGCCCGGCGAGGTTGCGCCGCGCCCACGCGACCGCGGCGGGGTCGAGGTCGGTCGCGTGCACCCGCGCCCCGGGCACGTCGTGCACCACGAGCGCCGCAACGGGAGCGACGCCGCAGCAGGCCTCGACGACGACGGGCGCGGGCCCGGCGTCCCGGGCCAGGTCCACCGCCGTGCGTGCGAGCAGCTCGGTCCGCCGGCGGGGCACGAACACGCCGGGCCCGACCTGCAGCCGCAGCCCGGCGAACGCCACCCAACCCAGCGCGGTCTCGAGGGGCTCCCCCGCGACCCTGCGTGCGACCAGCACCTCGAGCGCGTGGGCGAGACCGTCGGACGTGGGGCCGGCGGGGTGCCCGTCGGCTGCGGCCGCGACGAGCAGCGCGGCCTCGTCCTCGGCGAACACGCACCCGGCGGCGCGCAGCCGTGCCACGAGCGCCGGCGGCGGCGCATCCTCGGACGTCACGCCGCATGCTCCCACGACCTGCTCGCCGACGACCCCGGGGCGCGCCCGGTGCGTCGCCGCTGGTCACGGGCGTGTCGTCCACCTGCCGAAGGTCCCGGCGTCCCGGCTGACCAGCGGCACTAGGCTGGGTGCGCAAACCCACCGTCTGTCGAAGGAGCACCATGGCCAGCATCGAGGCCGTCGGCGCCCGCGAGATCCTGGACTCGCGCGGCAACCCCACTGTCGAGGTCGAGGTCGCCCTCGACGACGGCACCATCGCCCGTGCCGCCGTCCCGTCGGGTGCGTCGACCGGCGCGTTCGAGGCCGTCGAGCGCCGTGACGGCGACGACCCCCGCTACCTCGGCAAGGGCGTGCAGGGTGCCGTCAACGCCGTGATCGACGACATCGCGCCCGAGCTCATCGGCTTCGAGGCATCGGAGCAGCGTCTCGTCGACGCCGCGCTCATCGAGCTCGACGGCACGCCCAACAAGGGCAAGCTCGGCGCGAACGCGATCCTCGGCGTCTCGCTCGCCGTGGCGAAGGCCGCGGCCGACTCGGCCGACCTCCCGCTGTTCCGGTACGTCGGCGGCCCCAACGCGCACGTCCTGCCCGTGCCGATGATGAACATCCTCAACGGTGGGTCGCACGCCGACTCCAACGTCGACATCCAGGAGTTCATGGTCGCACCCATCGGCGCCACGACGTTCCGCGAGGCGCTGCGCACCGGCACCGAGGTGTACCACTCGCTGAAGTCGGTGCTGAAGGGCAAGGGCCTGAGCACGGGCCTCGGCGACGAGGGCGGCTTCGCGCCGAACCTCGAGTCGAACCGCGCCGCGCTGGACCTCATCCTCGTCGCGATCGAGAAGGCCGGCTTCGTGCCCGGCAAGGACGTCGCGCTGGCGCTCGACGTGGCCGCCACCGAGTTCTTCAAGGACGGCGCGTACCAGTTCGAGGGCGTCGCCAAGACCCCCGCCGAGATGATCGCGTTCTACCAGCAGCTCGTCGCGGACTACCCGCTGGTGTCCATCGAGGACCCGCTGTCCGAGGACGAGTGGGACTCGTGGGCCGAGCTCGTCGGCAAGGTCGGCGACAAGGTGCAGATCGTCGGTGACGACCTGTTCGTCACCAACCCCGAGCGCCTCGCCAAGGGCATCCAGCTCAAGGCCGCGAACTCGCTGCTCGTCAAGCTCAACCAGATCGGTACCCTCACCGAGACCCTCGACGCGGTCACCCTGGCGCAGCGGTCCGGCTTCACGACGATGACCTCGCACCGCTCCGGCGAGACCGAGGACACGACGATCGCCGACCTGTCGGTGGCGACGAACGCCGGCCAGATCAAGACCGGTGCGCCCGCCCGCGGCGAGCGCATCAACAAGTACAACCAGCTCCTGCGCATCGAGGAGGAGCTCGACGACGCCGGCATCTACGCCGGTGCGAGCGCCTTCCCGCGCTTCGGCCGCTGATCCTCGGCTGACACGACGACGCCCGGCCACCTTCGCGGTGGCCGGGCATCGTCGTACCCCGAG contains these protein-coding regions:
- a CDS encoding putative protein N(5)-glutamine methyltransferase, with the translated sequence MTSEDAPPPALVARLRAAGCVFAEDEAALLVAAAADGHPAGPTSDGLAHALEVLVARRVAGEPLETALGWVAFAGLRLQVGPGVFVPRRRTELLARTAVDLARDAGPAPVVVEACCGVAPVAALVVHDVPGARVHATDLDPAAVAWARRNLAGRGAVREGDLLTPLPVRLRGHVDVLVANAPYVPHDAIATMPPEARDHEPRLALDGGRDGVDVQRRLLTLAPAWVRPGGYVLVETSTRQAPATRAACPAGWAVEVRHDDDIDGTVVVARRPA
- the eno gene encoding phosphopyruvate hydratase; protein product: MASIEAVGAREILDSRGNPTVEVEVALDDGTIARAAVPSGASTGAFEAVERRDGDDPRYLGKGVQGAVNAVIDDIAPELIGFEASEQRLVDAALIELDGTPNKGKLGANAILGVSLAVAKAAADSADLPLFRYVGGPNAHVLPVPMMNILNGGSHADSNVDIQEFMVAPIGATTFREALRTGTEVYHSLKSVLKGKGLSTGLGDEGGFAPNLESNRAALDLILVAIEKAGFVPGKDVALALDVAATEFFKDGAYQFEGVAKTPAEMIAFYQQLVADYPLVSIEDPLSEDEWDSWAELVGKVGDKVQIVGDDLFVTNPERLAKGIQLKAANSLLVKLNQIGTLTETLDAVTLAQRSGFTTMTSHRSGETEDTTIADLSVATNAGQIKTGAPARGERINKYNQLLRIEEELDDAGIYAGASAFPRFGR